Proteins encoded within one genomic window of Haladaptatus sp. QDMS2:
- a CDS encoding type IV pilin N-terminal domain-containing protein produces the protein MQLKQLFTEEDAVSPVIGVILMVAITVILAAVIGTFVLGLGDQVGNTAPQAQFSFDYDEGATSLDITHESGDKIKGSNLNVKSSAGFEQTWDNFNSGTTFVTAGSSITVDSTTGNGGAVDPGDTIRLIFDDGSGDTSTIQTWDGPEA, from the coding sequence ATGCAACTCAAACAACTCTTTACGGAGGAAGACGCGGTATCGCCCGTGATTGGCGTCATCTTGATGGTCGCCATCACGGTCATCCTCGCAGCAGTGATTGGAACGTTCGTCCTTGGTCTCGGGGACCAGGTAGGGAACACTGCACCACAGGCACAGTTCAGCTTCGACTACGATGAAGGCGCTACCAGTTTGGACATCACCCACGAATCAGGAGACAAGATTAAAGGTTCAAATCTTAATGTGAAATCCAGTGCAGGATTTGAACAAACCTGGGATAACTTTAACAGTGGTACTACATTTGTTACTGCTGGTTCATCCATTACGGTAGATTCTACCACAGGAAATGGTGGTGCAGTGGACCCCGGCGATACTATTCGACTAATCTTCGACGATGGTTCGGGGGATACTTCTACCATTCAGACCTGGGACGGCCCAGAAGCGTAA
- a CDS encoding type IV pilin N-terminal domain-containing protein — MQLKQLFTEEDAVSPVIGVILMVAITVILAAVIGTFVLGLGDQVGNTAPQASFEFDYTDDTNADTLAITHSSGDKIKGADLTVKWSGASGDGDASGSAVWGPSGMGGDTDVSAGSSVTLKAATTSGTTLDLSKATVRVVWQSGNSDSSTLQKWTGPDA, encoded by the coding sequence ATGCAACTCAAACAACTCTTCACAGAGGAAGACGCGGTATCGCCCGTAATCGGCGTCATCCTGATGGTCGCCATCACGGTGATTCTGGCCGCCGTCATCGGCACGTTCGTGCTGGGACTCGGCGACCAGGTCGGGAATACGGCTCCACAGGCCAGCTTCGAATTCGATTATACTGATGATACAAACGCAGATACACTCGCGATTACTCACTCAAGCGGAGATAAAATTAAGGGTGCTGACCTCACCGTGAAGTGGTCTGGTGCGTCCGGAGACGGTGACGCAAGTGGTAGTGCAGTTTGGGGACCAAGCGGAATGGGTGGGGACACAGATGTGTCGGCAGGGTCATCTGTGACACTCAAGGCAGCTACGACCTCTGGTACTACCCTTGACCTCTCAAAAGCAACTGTCCGTGTGGTCTGGCAGTCGGGCAACTCCGACTCCTCGACGCTCCAGAAGTGGACCGGCCCAGACGCCTAA
- the hpt gene encoding hypoxanthine/guanine phosphoribosyltransferase, whose amino-acid sequence MDQLKQSLLEAPIIEKNGYQYFVHPISDGVPMLEPSLLREIVIKIIRKVSLEDVDKIVTPAAMGIHISTAVSLMTDIPLVVVRKRQYGLEGEMALSQVTGYSENEMYINDVDEGDRVLLLDDVLSTGGTLKALTGALEEIGADVVDVVAVIKKVGGENKIEGTGYNVKTLINVDVRDGKVVIVDEHGDN is encoded by the coding sequence ATGGACCAGTTGAAGCAGTCTCTGCTTGAGGCCCCTATCATCGAGAAAAACGGGTATCAGTACTTCGTCCACCCAATCAGCGACGGCGTTCCGATGTTGGAGCCGAGTCTGCTCCGTGAGATCGTCATCAAGATCATCCGCAAGGTGAGCTTAGAGGACGTAGACAAGATCGTCACGCCCGCGGCGATGGGCATCCACATCTCCACTGCCGTCTCCCTGATGACGGACATCCCGCTCGTCGTCGTCCGCAAGCGCCAGTACGGCCTCGAAGGCGAGATGGCGCTCTCGCAGGTCACGGGCTACTCCGAGAACGAGATGTACATCAACGACGTCGACGAGGGTGACCGGGTCCTCCTGCTCGACGACGTGCTCTCGACGGGCGGCACGCTCAAGGCGCTCACGGGCGCACTCGAAGAGATTGGCGCGGATGTCGTGGACGTCGTCGCGGTCATCAAGAAGGTCGGCGGCGAGAACAAAATCGAGGGGACGGGCTACAACGTCAAGACGCTCATCAACGTGGACGTCCGGGACGGTAAAGTCGTCATCGTGGACGAACACGGCGACAACTAA
- a CDS encoding GtrA family protein has protein sequence MSQPDERGTLWNLVQSLLSGVRFGQFLSVGIVGLLFDNAALFVLHGLLEIPLWIAKVGSAETAIVVMFLVNENWTFSRWGESSPGELVKRFLKSNLVRVGGVAIAWAVLLVLNGEFGVWYPIANNVGIGVAFLFNYASESLVTWRVHENE, from the coding sequence GTGAGTCAGCCAGACGAGCGCGGGACGCTCTGGAACCTCGTCCAGTCGCTGCTTTCAGGAGTGCGTTTCGGGCAGTTTCTCTCCGTCGGCATCGTCGGCCTCCTGTTCGACAACGCCGCGCTGTTCGTCCTCCACGGCCTGCTCGAAATCCCCCTCTGGATAGCGAAGGTGGGCAGCGCAGAGACGGCCATCGTCGTGATGTTCCTCGTAAACGAGAACTGGACGTTCTCGCGGTGGGGTGAGTCGAGTCCCGGCGAGTTAGTAAAACGCTTCCTGAAATCCAACCTCGTGCGCGTCGGCGGCGTCGCCATCGCGTGGGCCGTCCTGCTGGTGTTAAACGGTGAGTTCGGCGTCTGGTACCCCATCGCCAACAACGTCGGCATCGGTGTCGCGTTCCTCTTTAACTACGCCTCAGAGAGCCTCGTGACCTGGCGCGTCCACGAAAACGAGTGA
- a CDS encoding type IV pilin N-terminal domain-containing protein has protein sequence MHLKQLFTEEDAVSPVIGVILMVAITVILAAVIGTFVLGLGDQVGKTAPQASFSFSYDSGADTLTITHESGDKIKAANLQVKVGNTAAQTWPDDGDSFVTAGDSITVGPSGTPAPDITQTVGSGDTVRVLYNAGSGDSSTLQKWVGPDA, from the coding sequence ATGCACTTAAAACAACTCTTTACAGAAGAGGACGCAGTCTCGCCCGTGATCGGCGTTATCTTAATGGTCGCCATCACGGTCATCCTCGCAGCAGTCATCGGTACCTTCGTTCTCGGGCTGGGCGACCAGGTGGGGAAGACGGCTCCGCAGGCGAGCTTCAGTTTCAGCTACGATTCGGGAGCAGATACGCTCACCATTACGCACGAATCTGGTGACAAAATTAAGGCAGCAAACCTTCAAGTCAAAGTAGGAAACACTGCTGCACAAACCTGGCCAGACGATGGTGACTCGTTCGTTACTGCTGGTGATTCAATCACGGTCGGACCTTCCGGCACTCCAGCCCCTGACATCACTCAGACTGTTGGCTCAGGCGACACCGTCCGCGTGCTCTACAACGCCGGCTCTGGTGACAGCTCGACCCTCCAGAAGTGGGTTGGCCCAGACGCATAA
- a CDS encoding type 1 glutamine amidotransferase domain-containing protein produces the protein MPSALFVVSESGYWGEECIEPLTQLSDAGVDVTVATPSGSPPVIDERSVDPDDIGEEQAEHIMDIHENDERLNNPIPVAQADASDYEAVVFPGGHGTVWDINQDVHARTLLRDAVEGSGTALVICHAVGILAFTRDSDDGFLVEGRDVTGFPNAWEQDIVDDDDVLPDGTKLPYWVEDEVVAAGGNWDAELDSDTSVTVDGDLVTARGPGSSAAAAETLLDELSIEQ, from the coding sequence ATGCCATCAGCACTGTTTGTCGTCAGCGAATCCGGGTATTGGGGCGAAGAATGCATCGAACCGCTCACCCAACTCAGCGACGCGGGCGTCGACGTGACGGTGGCTACACCGTCCGGGTCACCGCCCGTCATCGACGAGCGGTCGGTAGACCCTGATGACATCGGCGAGGAGCAGGCTGAACACATCATGGACATCCACGAGAACGACGAGCGACTCAACAATCCGATTCCGGTCGCCCAAGCCGACGCGAGCGACTACGAGGCCGTCGTCTTCCCCGGCGGCCACGGCACGGTGTGGGACATCAACCAAGATGTCCACGCACGCACGCTCCTGCGCGACGCCGTCGAGGGGTCGGGCACGGCGCTCGTCATCTGCCACGCGGTAGGCATCCTCGCGTTTACCCGCGACAGCGACGACGGCTTCCTCGTGGAGGGGCGCGACGTCACCGGCTTCCCGAACGCGTGGGAACAAGACATCGTCGACGACGATGATGTGCTCCCCGACGGGACGAAACTGCCCTACTGGGTCGAAGACGAGGTCGTCGCCGCGGGCGGCAACTGGGATGCAGAACTCGATTCGGACACCAGCGTGACTGTCGACGGCGACCTCGTCACGGCGCGTGGGCCGGGCTCCTCGGCCGCAGCCGCAGAGACGCTGCTCGACGAATTGAGCATCGAGCAATAA